Proteins encoded by one window of Triplophysa rosa linkage group LG19, Trosa_1v2, whole genome shotgun sequence:
- the atp5fa1 gene encoding ATP synthase subunit alpha, mitochondrial: protein MLSVRVAAALARTLPRRAGFVSKNVAAAACVGAKNLHTARPWLQKTGTAEVSSILEEKILGAETGADLEETGRVLSIGDGIARVYGLRNVQAEEMVEFSSGLKGMSLNLEPDNVGVVVFGNDKLIKEGDIVKRTGAIVDVPVGLELLGRVVDALGNAIDGKGPLGSKERRRVGLKAPGIIPRISVREPMQTGIKAVDSLVPIGRGQRELIIGDRQTGKTAIAIDTIINQKRFNEGTDEKKKLYCIYVAIGQKRSTVAQLVKRLTDTDAMKYTIVVSATASDAAPLQYLAPYSGCSMGEYFRDNGKHALIIYDDLSKQAVAYRQMSLLLRRPPGREAYPGDVFYLHSRLLERAAKMNDNFGGGSLTALPVIETQAGDVSAYIPTNVISITDGQIFLETELFYKGIRPAINVGLSVSRVGSAAQTKAMKQVAGTMKLELAQYREVAAFAQFGSDLDAATQQLLNRGVRLTELLKQGQYSPMAIEEQVAVIYAGVRGHLDKMEPSKITRFEKAFLQHVISQHQDLLAAIRTDGKISEPADAKLKAIVLNFLSSFE, encoded by the exons ATGCTGTCTGTTCGCGTCGCGGCGGCTCTGGCCCGCACCCTGCCCCGACGGGCCGGATTC GTTTCCAAAAATGTTGCGGCTGCTGCATGCGTTGGAGCAAAGAACCTGCACACTGCCAGACCATGGCTGCAGAAGACAG GCACAGCTGAGGTTTCTAGCATTCTGGAGGAGAAGATtcttggagctgaaactggtgCAGATCTTGAGGAGACCGGTCGCGTGCTGTCCATTGGTGATGGTATCGCTCGTGTGTACGGGCTGAGGAATGTGCAGGCCGAGGAGATGGTGGAGTTCTCCTCTGGTCTGAAG GGCATGTCTTTGAATTTGGAGCCCGATAATGTTGGTGTTGTGGTGTTTGGTAACGACAAACTGATCAAGGAGGGTGACATCGTCAAGAGAACAGGAGCTATTGTGGACGTCCCAGTCGGACTGGAGCTGCTCGGCCGTGTTGTGGATGCTCTGGGAAACGCCATCGATGGCAAG GGCCCCCTGGGTTCCAAGGAGCGCAGACGTGTGGGTCTGAAGGCCCCTGGCATCATCCCCCGTATCTCTGTGAGGGAGCCCATGCAGACTGGTATCAAAGCTGTGGACAGTCTGGTGCCTATTGGTCGTGGACAGAGAGAGCTGATCATTGGTGACAGACAGACTGG TAAAACCGCCATTGCCATCGACACCATCATCAACCAGAAGCGCTTCAATGAGGGAACAGATGAGAAAAAGAAACTGTACTGCATCTACGTGGCCATCGGTCAGAAGAGATCCACTGTGGCCCAGCTGGTGAAGAGGCTTACAGATACTGATGCAATGAAATACACCATTGTGGTGTCTGCTACCGCATCCGATGCCGCTCCCCTGCAGTACCTGGCTCCTTACTCCGGCTGCTCCATGGGCGAGTACTTCAGAGACAATGGCAAACACGCCCTCATCATCTACGACGATCTTTCCAAACAG GCTGTTGCCTACCGCCAGATGTCCCTGCTTCTTCGTCGTCCCCCCGGTCGTGAGGCCTACCCCGGTGATGTCTTCTACCTGCACTCCCGTCTGCTGGAGAGAGCAGCCAAGATGAACGACAACTTTGGCGGTGGATCCCTCACCGCCCTGCCCGTCATCGAGACCCAGGCCGGAGATGTGTCCGCTTACATTCCCACTAATGTCATCTCCATCACTGACGGACAG ATTTTCTTGGAGACGGAGTTGTTCTACAAGGGTATCCGTCCCGCTATTAACGTGGGTCTGTCCGTGTCCCGTGTCGGTTCTGCTGCTCAGACGAAGGCCATGAAGCAG GTGGCTGGTACCATGAAGCTGGAGCTGGCCCAATATCGTGAGGTGGCTGCCTTCGCTCAGTTCGGTTCTGATCTGGACGCCGCTACCCAGCAGCTGCTGAACAGAGGCGTACGACTCACAGAGCTGTTGAAGCAGGGACAGTACT CACCCATGGCCATTGAGGAACAGGTGGCAGTCATTTACGCTGGTGTAAGGGGACATCTGGACAAGATGGAGCCTAGCAAGATCACCAGATTTGAGAAAGCCTTCCTTCAACACGTCATCAGCCAACATCAGGATCTGCTCGCAGCTATCAG GACTGATGGTAAAATCTCAGAGCCCGCTGACGCTAAACTCAAGGCGATTGTGCTTAACTTCCTGTCAAGCTTTGAGTAG
- the haus1 gene encoding HAUS augmin-like complex subunit 1: MCEKSKIVTQWLKKVFGQQPVPDFEVNTRTIEILHELVENSEMRCREVELLIQDHEQKAEEYSSEAAHLQEVLVQGVGFQPGAVSKPTADLLSVLEATAEVLKVKDTSLGSYLPAINKLTNDVLEAEKKDRRLQRELSTVRKKMTATAVLRKKLQDDLMKITHIQQVEAATAEERLLNMDFMKNKSRDLACRNKIAQDKLDSRQMDDSLTHQAILQLSEKIAALKEETLPLKKKLEPYSDLSPSPALARVKIEEAKRELAALDAQLEQKVDFMNTLSR; the protein is encoded by the exons ATGTGTGAGAAAAGCAAAATC GTGACTCAGTGGCTAAAAAAGGTGTTTGGGCAGCAGCCTGTCCCCGACTTTGAAGTGAACACGCGGACGATAGAGATTCTGCACGAGCTGGTGGAGAACAGTGAGATGAGATGCAGAGAGGTGGAGCTGCTCATACAGGACCACGAGCAGAAAGCAGAAGAATACAGCAGTGAAG CTGCCCATCTGCAAGAGGTGCTTGTCCAGGGAGTGGGATTTCAGCCTGGGGCAGTGTCCAAACCCACAGCAGACCTGCTGTCAGTGCTGGAGGCCACAGCTGAAGTGCTTAAAGTCAAAGACACATCACTCGGGAG CTACTTGCCTGCAATCAATAAACTGACCAATGACGTGCTGGAGGCTGAAAAAAAAGACAGGCGATTACAGCGGGAACTTTCTACTGTCCGAAAAAAAATGACGGCCACAGCTGTGCTACGGAAGAAACTCCAAGA TGATTTAATGAAGATCACACACATACAACAGGTGGAAGCCGCTACAGCAGAGGAGAGACTTCTCAACATGGATTTCATGAAGAATAAATCCAGAGACCTCGCCTGCCGGAATAAAATTGCACAG GACAAATTGGACTCACGGCAGATGGATGATTCTCTTACACATCAGGCCATTCTGCAGTTGTCAGAG AAAATTGCAGCACTGAAGGAAGAAACACTACCTTTGAAGAAGAAACTAGAGCCATATAGTGACCTGAGCCCT AGTCCAGCTTTGGCACGAGTGAAAATCGAGGAAGCTAAACGAGAGCTG gcTGCCTTGGATGCTCAGCTGGAGCAGAAAGTGGACTTCATGAACACCTTATCTAGATAA